TCCTGAGCTGATTAGTTCGTATCCCACTATGTCAGTGACGATTGACAGTACATTATTGACCGGTACTTACGCCGATCAGCATAAGGTTCCTGGCCTCGTTTGGTATAACCAAGCCGAGGGGCGTGTGATTAGTTACGGAAGTAGTGTGTTTGAAAATGTAAAGCTAGGGCTTTCCAACTTTGTTCATGATAGTTTGTATCAGTTAAATAATTCCGATTTAAGTCCAAATGTAGAGACCATTTACGAAAATTTGCAGAAAAACGGCCTTTCCACGGCGTCTATCAATGGACTGATGCTCGCGGGAATACCGAGCACACCCTCAATTTTCCATGGGTGATAGACATTTTTCCAAAGATGCCTAATGATGTCCACACAAACGGACCAGACCTTCTATCTCTAGGCAATGTAAAAAGAATAGATCCCAGCAATGGATTTTTAATTCATAAATATGGAATGAACGATAAGCGCTCCATCAAAGAATTGACCTATTTAATCCAACAAGACGCGGTACCTAACTTTACGCTTGTATATCTACCCGATAATGATCGACCTGTTCATAATAAAGGACCAAATACACTAAAGGGACTGAAAAAATTAGATAAACAGCTTCAGAATCTTTTAAATGTCTTTCCAACTTGGGAAGATGCCTTAAGTGAAATTACATGGGTCATGATTGGCGACAGTGCCCAGTCAGCTATGGTAAAAGATAAGAACTCGGCTTTGCTAAAATTGAAAGATCTGTTAAGTGACTTTCAAATCGCCAAAATCGGAGACATCAAAGAAACGAACGAAATTGTTTTTACCCCTAATGAGCGAATGGCCTATATTTATGCTTTACAGGACCATATCCAACTAACGGATATAAAAGACAGACTTTTTAAAGATGATCGAATGGACTTTGTCGCATGGAAAGAACAAGACACCATCCATGTGGCTTCACCGCATAAGGCTGAAGAATTAACTTTTAAAAAAGGTGGTCCATACACAGATGAGTACCAACAAACATGGGAGCTCCAAGGAGATTTTTCTGTACTCGACTTAACGGTCAAGAATGATGGAACCATCGAGTATGGAAATTACCCAGATGGACTAGCTCGATTATATGGGGCAATCAATTCGCAAGAGGGTAGATTTCTCATTGCCGAAGCCAAGCCAGGTCATGAATTCAAAGGGGAAGGTACAGCAACTCACGACGGTGGTGGCGCCCATGGATCCATCCACAAAAAAGATTCAGTGGCTCCAATCCTCATTACCGGAACCGACCAACTGCCACAACATTACAGAATCGTCGACCTAAAAAATTGGGTGCTGCAGCTGCTACTGGGACAAGGGGACAGGAACGGTGTCCCACCTTCAAATGAAGAAAGCAAATCCACCCCTAATTAACCTGGTTTTCAAACGATTCATCATGAACAAAATGAGAAAATGTCAGTATAAGTTACTTAACAATACAGACCATTACCGAGTATGCGGGGTACATTCTCCCGGGACACGGGGACAGGTTCACTGTCCCACATGTTTCCTCTCCATTTGGACATACTATTTTTGTCAAAAAGAATAAACATGGAGGGAATATAAATGGCAAACCAAGATATCACTGCTAAAGTGGAGGACATCTTCAAAACCACGTGTGGAAGCTGGGACAACTGCAATCAATCCAATATTGTCGTCTTCCTATCACAATGCTATGACCAAGGGATTGACCCACAATTTTGTGTGAATTGGTTGGATGAACACAGTAACCACATTTCTCAATGGTCCGAATTTTCTCATACTGCTCAGGAATGGGTGAACGAACATACCGCTAGTGGTTCACCTATTGGAACAACAGAAAATCAAGAAGGATGATGTGCCCACCGTTCTTCACAATAATTTTACAAAACCTGGTAGCGAACACCCGCAATTGTCTGTTATAATAAAATTCACTTTACAAGAAATGGAGGTTTTCCTTTTGACAGCGTCTATGAGACTTCGATTCCCAACATTCTATCGTTAATTAAATACGAAGAAGACTCTGCCTGCATGGAGAGTCTAACTGGGATTGGTCTGTCTATTTTTAAGGAAACCTCATTTGACGGTTATTAAAAAAGAAGGGCACGCTTCCCTTCTTTTTTTGTTGTCTTTAAAATAAAGACGTGAGCAAAAAAGATTGATCCCCTCTTAGCTATTAAAATTAAAATAGAAATGGGATTGTGAAAAATGAATATGGAAAATACGCAAACAGAAGAAAATTGGTTCAGAAATATTGTTCTCTTTTTAAGTAGTCAAACGGTTTCGCTATTTGGCTCGGCGCTCGTGCAGTATGCGATTATGTGGTATATCACATTGGAGACGAAATCCGGCCTAATGATGACGTTGTTTATCATTTGTGGCTTTATTCCCACCTTCTTTTTATCACCCGTTGCGGGCGTGTGGGCCGATCGCTACAACCGGAAAGTCTTAATCATTGTCGCGGATGCTTTAATAGCCATTTCCACTTTAGTCCTAGCGATTGTCTTTCTGATGGGGTATGATGCCATTTGGTTGTTGTTTGTTATGGCGGCCATCCGAGCAGTCGGAGCAGGTATCCAAACTCCAGCTGTTGGTGCGATTTTACCTCAAATTGTTCCAAAGGATAAGCTAACGAAAGTAAACGGAGCAAACGGTAGTATTCAAGCCGTTATTATGTTCGTCGCCCCAATGGCAAGCGCAGCATTACTAACCATGGCAACCATCGAAGTAATCTTCTTCATTGATGTCATAACAGCAGCGATTGCGATTTTCACGTTACTCACCTTCTTAAAAATACCTTCACATGAGAAGGCAGCTAACACGCAAACAACGAGCTACTTTAGTGACTTTAAGCAAGGGATTAGCTATATCAATCAGCATGCTTTTCTAAAGAAATTCTTTATATTCTTCGCTATTTTCTTTGTGCTCATGGCACCTGCAGCGTTCCTAACGCCATTGCAAGTGACACGTAGCTTCGGGGAAGATGTGTGGCGATTAACGGCTATTGAAATTGCATTCTCTGTTGGGATGATGGTAGGTGGTGCTGTTATTGCTTCTTGGGGTGGATTTAAAAACAAAGTCCACACCATGACCTTTGCTAGTTTAATCATGGGGGTTTGCACTTTTGGCCTTGGTGCTATTCCGAACTTCTGGATTTACTTAGTTTTCATGGCTATATTCGGGATCTCGATGCCACTTTTCAATACACCGACTATGACTCTTATTCAAGAAAGAGTAGAAGAAAATTATCTAGGTAGAATCTTTGGGGTCTTCGGAATGATTTCAACTTCCATGATGCCCATTGGTATGCTCATCTTTGGGCCAATGGCGGACCTTGTAAAAATTGAGTGGTTACTGCTGGGAACCGGGGGCTTCATTTTATTGCTATCGATGTTCTTAGTTCGAACGAATGAATTAGTGGAAGCTGGGAAACCGGTGGTGACGGAGACTTCTAGTTAAATACGAATAAACAGGCGATCAGTACTTATTACTGGTCGCCTTTTTCAATGATTCCGGATTGGGTTGATTATGTTGGGTACTCAATTGTCCATTCACTGTGCTCAAGCTCGGTGGGACAGGGTTCCTGTCCCCTCTGTCCCACTAAGCTCCGGGACACGGTTCTGGTCCCACTACCAAACCTGCTCGATGACCCTCATCCAATTTTCGCCGAGTATTAGTTTGATTTGGTCATCTTTGTAGCCTCTACTCACTAAGCCCCTTGTGATATTAATGGCTTCTGTATATTGTTCGAAACCTAGGAGTGAGTCGGCTCCTGGCAATTTATCTTCTTTACGGAAACCGATGGTTGGTGCGATTTTGGTTGCAATCATTTCTTGAATAAACAATGGCATATTCATTGGCCAATCGGTCCCAATCCCCACATGTTCGACTCCAACTAGTTTAACTAGGTGGTCGACATGATCTAAGAAATCATTCATATCCGGTCTATCTTTCTCTTGATTTAAAAATTGAGGGACCGTTACGACACCGATGACTCCTCCCGTTTTGGCAATTGCTTCAAGGGTGTAATCGTCTTTCCCTCTAGCGTGGCCGCTTACTGCTTTACATGCAGTGTGAGAAGCGATAACCGGCGCATCCGAAATCTCACAAGCATCCAAAGTGGATTGTCTACCAGTATGGCCAGTATCAACTAAAATTCCAAGTTCATTCATCTTCTGAATAAATTTCACACCAAAATTTGAGATACCTGCGTCACTTCGTTCTGTACAACCCGCTCCAACAAAATTGTGCATGTTATAGGTTAATTGCACGACTCGAAGCCCAAATTTATACATCATTTCAAGATTCTCTAAGTCAGTCCCCATCCACTCGGTATCTTGAGTTGTGACCATCCCTGCTACTTTTCCTTCTCTTTTCGCCTGCCGAATATGCTCTCCTTTCGTTGCTTTAATTAACCAATCAAAGGAGTCAAATTGCTGTTGAGCTGATGTAATGGACTGGAGCGATTCCTCCATGGCACGACTGCCTCTACCACCAGAAATTTGTCTATTTCCCGCAGTTATACCAGATTGTATCCAGCAGTCCTTAAAAGCAGGCAACTTCCCTTCAGCTGCCATACTAATCGACTCACGCATGATGCGAAACACATATTCATTTGGATCATGGATATATTTTTCACATCGCTTTTTCAATTCTTCTGTTACTTCTTCCGAAAAATCAGGAGGTGACATCGGCCCTTGAAAAAGCATATCAATGATGATACTTTCTTCATGCAATCGTTTCGCTCTTGATTCTTGCTCTGTTGTTAATGAAAAATCAAATAAATGTATACTCATATATTCCTCTCCCTTCCAAAATCATGTGGATGTTTCCTGCCTTTCACAAAAGAAAAAAGTAGGAGAACCGCCCCGGTTTTCCCGATTTCCCTGCTCAACTGCTAGTTATATAGATGACAAGCTACTTTTCTACCATTCACACTCGTTAATTTTGGGCTCTGTGACGTGCAGATGTCCGTTGCATGTGCACATCTTGGGTGAAACTTACAACCATTCGGAGGATTAGCTGGAGAAGGCAACTCCCCTTTTAAAATAATCCTTTCCTTCACTTCATCCGGATCCGATTTTGGAATTGCGGAAATTAACGCTTTAGTATACGGATGAAGCGGTTCTTCAAACAGCTCATCCCTACCCCCTTCTTCCACTAATTCTCCCAAATACATAACGCCAACCCGGTGGGCAATATGTTCAACAACCCCTAAATCATGAGAAATAAAAATATAAGCGAGGCCTAGTTCTTCTTGTAAGTCCTGTAATAAATTCAGAATCTGAGACTGGACGGACACATCCAGTGCGGATACAGGCTCATCTAATACCACAATCTTGGGTCGTAAAATAATTGCACGCGCAATTCCTATTCGCTGCCGTTGTCCTCCTGATAGTTCATGAGGGAACCTAGTCAGATGGCTTCCGGATAACCCAACCAGTCGAATCGTCTCATTTATTAAATTTTCATGCTCAGACTTAGGAATTTTATGAGCAATCAGTGGCTCCGATAAAATTTCACGAATACTGAGCTTCGGATTCATCGATGCCATTGGATCCTGAAAAACCATTTGAATATCTTTGCGGACACTATTCATTTCCTTTTTACTTAAAGTCGTAATATCTTTCCCCTGATAAATAACCTCGCCACTCGTAGGCTCAATCAATCGTAAAACACAACGCCCTGTCGTTGACTTTCCACAACCAGACTCACCTACAATCCCAATCGTTTCCCGCTCATTTAGATGTAGGTTCACTCCATTTACCGCATGAACATACCGTTTTGATTGAAACCAAGCTGATTTGGTTGCAAATCTTTTTTCTAAATTTTTTACTTCTAGAAGAGTAGTAGTTGTTGATGTCATATGACCTCCTCCTTCTTCTCATACAGCCAACAACGACAAGATGTTTTCCCATCTAATTCAAATAATGGAGGAACAGAACGTTGACAAATATCCATCGCTTTTGGACACCGGTCTGCAAAGCGGCAGCCTGGTGCGTATTGATCAGGAGTTGGCACTTGTCCGACAATCGATTTTAAGCGACTTTGCCCCTTCGATTGATGGGGAGTCGACTGGATTAAGCCAACCGTATACGGGTGATGCGGTGTTCGAAGCAGCGTTCTCGTATCTGCTGTTTCCACAACCTGTCCAGCATACATAACGACAACACGATCACACATTTCGGCTACGACCCCTAAATCATGTGTGATTAACAGAATGGACATATCCAAGTCACTTTTAAGAGACCGTAACAAATCTAATATTTGCGCCTGAATGGTCACATCTAAGGCTGTGGTTGGTTCATCTGCTATCAGCATTGCTGGATTACAAGCAATGGCCATTGCAATCATCACACGTTGTTTCATTCCACCTGATAGGCGGTGGGGATATTCATGAAAAATTTCCTCTGCACGAGGTATTCCTACAAGCTTCAGAAGCTCTACTACCTTTTGTTTAAGTACCGAACCCTTCGCTTTTTCGTGTTTTTCAATGACTTCTCCAATTTGAATTCCAATGGTTAATACCGGGTTTAACGAGGTCATCGGATCCTGAAAAATCATCGAAATCTCTTTTCCTCGAATCTTTTTCATTTCTTTTTCAGATTTATTGACTAGATTGATATGATTGTAGAGAACTTCACCACCTGAAATTTTCCCGTTTTTATCAAGGAGCTGGAGGATAGAGAGTGAAGTAACACTCTTCCCACAGCCAGACTCCCCAACCAAACCTAATACTTCACCTTTTTTCACCACAAAATCGACGTTATCAACAACAGTTACGGGGCCGTTTTTACTTTCAAATTGAGTCGTTAGTCCGTTTACTTCCAACACATTTGACATATCGTTATTCCCACCTCCTTGCTATTACCGTGATGATTTCGGATCGAATATATCACGCAGGGCATCGCCCAAAAAGTTCACCGCGAATACAACCAATGTGATAGCCAAACCTGGGAAAGTAGCAAGCCACCATGCATCATACATATAGTTTTTCCCTTCAGCTAGCATCGTCCCCCACTCTGGAGTTGGAGGCTGTGCTCCTAAACCAATGAAGCTAAGGGCTGCTGTATCTAAAATGGCTACTCCAATGAATAGAGTCGTATACACTAACAACACACCTGACACATTAGGTAAAAATTGTCTACGAAGAATCCACCCGTGAGAGCTTCCGATAGACCGGCTTGCTTCGACAAAACCGGATGATTTGATGGTCAGGGCTGCACCTCTTATGAGCCGTGAAAATCCTGGAATAGAAGCGATTCCAACAGCAATCATTGCATTGGTTAAACTGGGTCCTAAAATCGCTACGATAGCCAGAGCTAACACAATACTCGGTAAAGCTAATAAAATATCCATGATACGCATCAACACATTATCGACCCAACCGCCAACATAGGCGCAAACTAACCCAATTAGAGTTCCAAGGAAAAATGTTATCGCCACAGCTAATAACGAGACTGTTAAGGTTACTCGAACACCGAAAATCATTCGTGATAAGATATCTCTTCCAATTGGATCCGTTCCTAAAAGATGCTCCATACTTGGCCCTTGCAACATAGCATCATAAAATAATTCCTCCGGGTCATAAGGGGCAAGTATTGGGGCGAATATCCCAATTAAGGCAACGACAAAAAGGAAAAGAATACAAACAACAGCACGCTTATCCTTCATGATTCTTTTTACAGTATCTGATTTGATTTTCAAAGGAGCCTTATGTGTAACGCGTGCCTGGATTGGTTTATAGGTTTCTAATTTTGACATTTAATTACGCCTCCTGTGTGCCCATTTCCACCCGAGGATCGATGATGCTGTAAAGTACATCTACCAAAATATTGATGGTGACATAGACAACACCCATGAATAAAACCGTTCCCTGAATAAGAGGAAAGTCTCTCGATGAAATGGCTCCAATGGCTAACGTACCTAGACCTGGCCAGTTAAATACCTGTTCAATAATAACCGTGCCCCCAAGCAATGCTGCCATTTGAAGACCGATCACTGTTATAACAGGGATTAACACATTTCGCAGGGCGTGACGAAACAAAATCAATCGATCCTCAAGACCTTTAGCCCGTGCAGTACGAATGTATTCATTGGATAGAACCTCCACCATTCCATTTCTGGTTAATCGCATAATCATCGTGGATGCGACCACACCAAGTGTGAGGGATGGTAGGATCAGGTCTCGAAAACCCGTTCCAGCTGCAATGGGAAACCATTGAAGCTTGACTGAAAACACCATCACTAATAATATGGCTAGCCAAAAGCTTGGAATCGATACCCCTAAAGTAGCTAAGGCCGTACATAGCTTGTCAATGATGGAATCTTTAAATCTTGCTGCTAAAATTCCTAACGTAATGCCGATTACAACAGCAATGAACAGTCCGAATACAGCTAGCTTCACCGTCTCAGGAAAACGGTCCAAAATTTCCGTCAAAACCGGTCTTCCTGTCTTTAAGGATGTTCCAAAATCACCTTGAAAAGCATTGGTGATATACTGTCCATATTGAACGAAAAGGGGCTGATCCAGCCCCAAATGGTTTGTTAGCTTTTCCACTTGCTCCGGGGATGCGTTGATGCCAAGCATGATCTTGACTGGATCACCAGGAATAAAGTGGATAAGTAAAAATGAGAATATAGAAATTCCAAAGATGACTAGTATCCCGGATAAAATCCGATTGATGATAAACTGTTTCATTATTGTCTCACCCAAGCATCTTGGTAATCGATTGAGACATTGTTTATCTTCACGTCCTGAACTCTACTATTGACTACATAAAATACCTTTTCTGCATAGATTGGAACCCAATAGGCGTTTTCCACTACGATTTTTTGAACATCGGCATATACTTGCTTTCTATCTTCAAGGTCTACGGTTATTCTGCCCTTCTCTAATAATGCATCAAGCTCTGCATTTTGAGCACGAACATGGTTTAAACCGCCAATCTGACTAGAATGGAATAGCAAGAATAAAATATCTGGATCCGAGTAAGAGTACGCTAGGAAGGACATATCATAGTCACCCTGTGATACTTTTTCTATGAGTGTCCCTGCCTCCATCGATTGGATACTAACTTGGATTCCAATATCCTTTAGCATGGCTTGAACGATTTGTGCCGCTTGGCTATGCTGTGGCATGATGGAAAGCTCTAACGAGAGTTCTTGACCGTCCTTTTCCATAATTCCGTCGCCATTCTTCTCAAAACCTGAGCTTTCTAATAGACTAATGGCTTCATCTTGATTGAATTTATGGCCATAGTTTTCTACATTTTGATCATACCCAAAAATGGTAGCTGGAATCGGTCCATAGGCAGGGGTTCCCTCCCCATTTAGTTCGGCCTGAATAATCGCTTCTTTATTGACTGCCATATTGATGGCTTTTCTAACGTTGAGATCTGAAAGCACTTCATTTTCAAGATTCATTTCTAAAAATAAACCTAAGCCTTGACGTTCGGCCTCTAACACATAATAGTCTGGGTTATCGCGGTATCTTTGAACATCCTTTGGTAAGACGCCGGAAGCGACATCAATGGATCCGCTATCAAGTGCTGCCAGCATCGTTTGTGCATCCTGGATAAATTTGTACACAATCTGATCGGGGTAAGCTTTCCCTTGGTTATCAGCGGAAGGTTGTGGCCAGTTAAAGTCTTCATTTCTTTCCAACGTGACGGACTGTCCCGTTACCCATTCCTTAAAGATAAAAGGTCCTGCTCCAACTGGGTTTCTTCCATAATCATCCCCGTGCTTTTCAATGGCCGCCATCGATAACGGCTGTAGGTATCCTTGACTCGTTAGGTTTCGTAAAAGTGGTGCGGATGGAGCCGCCAACTGAATCACAAATGTGTGATCATCTGGAGCAGAAGTTGACTCAATTCCTCCTATTAAGCTTGCGGCAACCGTTGCCCCTGTATCAGGGTTCAAAATCCGATCAAACGTATCTTTGTAGACCTGAGCTGTTAAAGGGGTACCGTCCGTAAAGACAACATCGTCTCTAAGCTTAAACGTGAGAGTTTTTCCATCTTCTGAAACACTATAATCTTTTGCGAGATGCTGTTCTATATCGTTTGTTTCTGGATTAACGGCAAGTAATGTTCCACCCAGATGACTGGTGATTAGTCCTGCAATACTCATGGCTGTTTTATGAACATCTAGTGTATCCGGCTCTTGCATCGAACCGATGGTAATGGTGCCACCTGACTGAGGCGAGGTAGCCTCTTCAGGTGATTCATTGTTTGTGTCTGTATCCTTATCAGATGAACTATCGTTATTTTGATCAGGCGTTGAATCCGAGGCTGAATCAGAGCTGCATCCGATTATCAAAAACATGGACAGAACGAGCATGATCAAAAATAAGATTGGTTTACTTAGACGATTCATTGCCATGTTCGAGTCCTCCTATTCTACTTTTGGGGTTTGTCTAAAGCCAAATGCCGCACGAATGACCTTGTTATCTTCGTCTTTTACAAAGCGCAGTGCCAATTCTGATTCTCTAAAGGCAACAATAAAGGTATCATTTCCAATTGGTGTTAACCCGTTAATATGATCCAAGCCATCTGCTTTCAACTGCAATTTTCCATCCTCGACCACTACACTATATTTCGAACCTTCACCCGAAGCATAGGAACCTACATATTGTTGTAATTCTTCCTCTGAAACCTCTACTTCTTCGTACTTCACATGAGAAGCAGTGACTGGCTGACCTAATTGATCATTAAAAGCACTGAATAATAGTTTAGTAGATGGGACCCCTGCTAAGTTAGCAAAAGAAACACCTGAAAGACCTAGCTCAGGAATAATATTCAATTGAGCTGCTACCCCTTTTACCGCACCACCATGGTCAACCAGTTTATATCCGAAGTAGTCAGGTGTAATCATGACACCGTATCCATAGTAGCGATCTTTATCACACTCGATATACGGAGTGATCATTTGTTCAACACTTTCAGGAGTCAAAAGTTGAGCATCGCCCACTTTACCTTGGTTTCGAAAGATTTCCGCGTATTTCAGCATATCGTTTACCGAAGACTTCAGGAAACCAGCAGCCCGCATGGATGGTGCATCCCAAGGATTATCCGATTCAAAAATAATGGTCTCATCATCTTTTTTACGAGAGTTATAAAGGGATGTAAAATCGTCATGGTTCTCTAATTCTTCTAAATGGAACACACTATTTTTCATTCCAGCTGGATCTAAAATGTAATCCTTAACATATTGTTCATAGGTAATGCCACTTACCCTTTCCACAATGGCCCCTAGAAGCGAATAGCAATCATTTGAGTAGCTAAATTCAGTTCCGGGTGCTCCTAATAGGTCAAATTCTTGGTTCGCGATATCCGCCATTAACTCTTCATACGTATCAACACTTACTTTTTCTGCTTCAGCGGCAGCCTTCTCAACCGTTCCAATATCACCCTCGGTCTGACCGTCATCATCAAACTTCGGATCATTCGCAATACTCTTGGCTAAAGCTTTATGTAACGTCGGTAAAGGTGGTAAGCCAGCAGAGTGTGTCAGGAAGTGATGAATCGTCATTTGCTTTGTATATTCTTCATTTGAAGTTTTAAATTCCGGTAAATACTTGAGAACCGGGTCGTTCACATTTAGCTTTCCAGCCTCTTGCAATTGCATAATGGCTACAGCAGTAAATGATTTGGTTACGGAACCAATTCCAAAAACGGTATCAGAAGACAATGGGAGTTTTTTCTCGACGTTACGGTAACCAAAACCTTTTTCATAGAATACTTGACCGTCTTTCGCTAAACCAATTGAAAAACCAGGAATCTCAAACTTCTCACAAATTTCTTGACAATACTGTTCAAACTCACGAGTAACTGTTTGTTGAGTCATCTAATACCTCTCCCTTTTCCTTTTAAATTTTTATTATAAAATTGTACGGTGGGTACAATTTACAACCAAATTGGTTTTTATCACCTGGAAAAACGACACGAATATCTATCATGCTAGTATATTTTTCCTCGTATACACTTGTCTGTCCACTCGATACGATTCAAGCACTTCACGATTTATTTCATAACCCATACCAGGTTTATCTGGAACCTGGATGACTCCATTTTTGACTATTACTTCAGGATCAATAATATCGTTTTCCCAGTAGCGCGAGGATCCGGCTGTATCTCCTGGTAAAATAAACTGAGGAAGCGTGGTTAAGGCAACATTGTGTGCTCGGCCAATACCCGCCTCTAGCATGCCACCGCACCAAACCGCAATTCCCTGCTCTGCACAGTAATCATGGATTTTCTTTGATTCTGACAGCCCACCAACTCGGCCAATTTTTATATTGATTATTTGACAGCTCCCTATTTCAACTGCTTTTCTGGCATCTTCATAGGAGTGAATACTTTCATCTAAACAAATGGGGGTTTCTAGCACTGATTGTAGTTTTGCATGATCGATAATATCATCGTGGGCTAGTGGCTGCTCGATCATCATGAGGTCTAAATCATCCAGCCTTTTCAATAAGCTAATATCTTCTAACGTATAGGCGGAATTTGCATCTGCCATCAGTAAAATATCTGGAAAATGTCTCCTAACTTCCTTCAGCATTTCATAATCCGAACCAGGCTTTATTTTTATCTTCATCCGTTTGTAGCCTTCATTCACAAAACCGTC
The DNA window shown above is from Bacillus carboniphilus and carries:
- a CDS encoding serine hydrolase, which translates into the protein MTQQTVTREFEQYCQEICEKFEIPGFSIGLAKDGQVFYEKGFGYRNVEKKLPLSSDTVFGIGSVTKSFTAVAIMQLQEAGKLNVNDPVLKYLPEFKTSNEEYTKQMTIHHFLTHSAGLPPLPTLHKALAKSIANDPKFDDDGQTEGDIGTVEKAAAEAEKVSVDTYEELMADIANQEFDLLGAPGTEFSYSNDCYSLLGAIVERVSGITYEQYVKDYILDPAGMKNSVFHLEELENHDDFTSLYNSRKKDDETIIFESDNPWDAPSMRAAGFLKSSVNDMLKYAEIFRNQGKVGDAQLLTPESVEQMITPYIECDKDRYYGYGVMITPDYFGYKLVDHGGAVKGVAAQLNIIPELGLSGVSFANLAGVPSTKLLFSAFNDQLGQPVTASHVKYEEVEVSEEELQQYVGSYASGEGSKYSVVVEDGKLQLKADGLDHINGLTPIGNDTFIVAFRESELALRFVKDEDNKVIRAAFGFRQTPKVE
- the menC gene encoding o-succinylbenzoate synthase, whose amino-acid sequence is MANKPISIREVTLHRLVMRLKDPFTTSFGTFQDKEFYVIEMEDETGAIGFGESVAFSSPWYSEETVETNKHIMEQFLIPLLLESPIEHPDEVSKRFEPIRRNNMAKSALEGAVWDLYAKRNHTPLYQVLGGTKRQIDVGISIGIQPTATDLVRVVDGFVNEGYKRMKIKIKPGSDYEMLKEVRRHFPDILLMADANSAYTLEDISLLKRLDDLDLMMIEQPLAHDDIIDHAKLQSVLETPICLDESIHSYEDARKAVEIGSCQIINIKIGRVGGLSESKKIHDYCAEQGIAVWCGGMLEAGIGRAHNVALTTLPQFILPGDTAGSSRYWENDIIDPEVIVKNGVIQVPDKPGMGYEINREVLESYRVDRQVYTRKNILA